The proteins below come from a single Cryptococcus gattii WM276 chromosome D, complete sequence genomic window:
- a CDS encoding uncharacterized protein (Similar to TIGR gene model, INSD accession AAW45759.1), protein MSLSPLTAQISALLASPLHAALPLPLPLPRFPVLHAVRVSILWAALSRHTRRPGTLQDAFGYLVLAWAGNTTLALLLSLPPAWLVSPTPWLVYPPVYLLSIPTGLSPYIVRHCPQALLHTVGAAVDGLSRGVTIASIAGMLEASGKFHPHGHDVSAWTYTLLSTCAIASGGFLVSLFSLHEASYRLSVPSVFRSGVGVWGTMDVWAAALAGLGYWVMVSVPLMDGLAARTVCVLFLGGILILRAVRTQLVSTSSKNR, encoded by the exons ATGTCGCTCTCCCCCCTCACGGCGCAGATCAGCGCACTGCTCGCCTCCCCCCTCCACGCGGCgctccccctccccctccccctcccccgcTTCCCCGTCCTCCACGCCGTGCGCGTGAGCATCCTTTGGGCCGCCCTCTCCCGCCACACGCGCCGTCCAGGCACGCTGCAGGATGCCTTTGGCTACCTCGTCCTCGCCT GGGCAGGAAACACGACCCtcgccctcctcctctccctcccccCCGCCTGGCTCGTGTCCCCCACCCCGTGGCTCGTCTACCCCCCCGTCTACCTGCTCTCCATCCCCACCGGCCTGTCGCCGTACATCGTCCGCCACTGCCCACAGGCGCTGCTGCACACCGTCGGCGCTGCAGTCGACGGCCTGTCGAGGGGCGTCACCATAGCCTCGATAGCGGGGATGCTCGAAGCGAGTGGCAAATTCCATCCGCATGGGCACGACGTATCGGCATGGACGTACACCCTGCTAAGCACGTGCGCAATCGCGTCCGGCGGCTTCCTCGTCTCCTTGTTCAGCCTCCACGAAGCATCGTACCGTCTTTCAGTGCCCAGCGTGTTCAGAAGCGGTGTAGGTGTCTGGGGCACGATGGATGTGTGGGCGGCTGCGCTCGCCGGGCTGGGTTACTGGGTGATGGTGAGCGTGCCGCTGATGGATGGTCTCGCGGCAAGGACGGTGTGTGTCCTCTTCCTGGGAGGGATCCTTATCCTCAGAGCAGTGCGCACACAGCTCGTATCGACCAGTAGCAAGAATCGGTAG
- a CDS encoding nucleoside-diphosphate kinase, putative (Similar to TIGR gene model, INSD accession AAW45758.1): MFANSLRQGLRTASRSSARAFSTIPARAPRTNVVGALALGTAVAGYALYETTRSPVLLEGPRTIAGEKGTVTERSFVMIKPDGVSRQLVGKIVSRFEERGYKLVAIKSLTPSDALAKEHYADLSARPFYPSLVKYITSGTPVVAMVWEGKDVIRQGRRIVGATNPLEADAGSVRGQYAVSVGRNLIHASDAFESATKEIGLWFAPEELSEYEPIAWPWVMADN, from the exons ATGTTCGCCAACTCTCTCAGACAGG GTCTCCGCACCGCTTCTCGCTCCTCTG CCCGGGCATTCTCCACCATCCCCGCTCGGGCGCCCAGGACCAACGTCGTTGGCGCTCTTGCCCTCGGTACCGCCGTCGCTGGCTACGCCCTCTACGAGA CGACTAGGTCCCCTGTCTTGCTTGAAGGCCCGAGGACTATTGCAGGTGAAAAGGGTACCGTGACCGAGAGGTCTTTTGTCATG ATCAAGCCTGACGGTGTCTCCAGGCAGCTCGTGGGCAAG ATCGTCTCCCGATTCGAGG AGCGTGGTTACAAGCTTGTTGC TATCAAATCCCTCACCCCGTCCGACGCCCTCGCCAAAGAACACTACGCCGACTTGTCTGCTCGTCCGTTCTACCCCTCGCTCGTCAAGTACATCACCTCTGGTACCCCTGTTGTGGCGATGGTTTGGGAGGGTAAGGATGTTATTCGTCAGGGT CGCCGAATCGTAGGCGCTACCAACCCCCTTGAAGCCGATGCCGGCTCCGTCCGAGGCCAATACGCCGTCTCCGTCGGTCGAAACTTGATCCACGCGTCAGACGCTTTCGAGTCTGCGACCAAGGAGATTGGGCTTTGGTTTGCGCCCGAAGAGTTGTCCGAGTATGAGCCTATTGCTTGG CCTTGGGTCATGGCCGACAACTAA
- a CDS encoding uncharacterized protein (Similar to TIGR gene model, INSD accession AAW45757.1) has product MASFKFISLLTTRALDSLPLPLLVIIFVACLVLLHYPASPTPSLLPLYTPPPSLSSSPSLFENGTRLSSFFFSFSPSYSSPSHNYARGKIDHPFSFPRSLPAGSPSFPHTSLPASSSSSQLSYSHSRLPLVFSFPFGEKTTPSWINAGQYRQHAQVENTTTKTNTRGKKHHGGYGGQGRRKRGSKSLALKEWKLELGVVCEEAEAEADDVNDVEDDVDVKAGGGFPMETERRVIEV; this is encoded by the exons ATGGCCTCTTTCAAATTCATCAGCCTCTTGACTACCCGCGCACTCGACTCGCTCCCTTTACCATTACTGGTGATCATCTTTGTCGCTTGCTTAGTTTTACTACATTACCC CGCCTCCCCAACGCCATCCCTCTTACCGCTCTACACTCCTCCACCTTCTCTatcctcatctccatctctaTTCGAGAACGGTACCCgcctctcctccttctttttctccttctccccctcATACTCCAGTCCTTCCCACAACTATGCGCGAGGGAAGATTGACCAccctttttcctttccccGATCCCTTCCAGCAGGttcaccttctttccctcacaCTTCCCTCCCAgcttcatcctcttcctcccaaCTCTCCTATTCGCATTCTCGACTCCCTCTCgtcttttctttccctttcgGCGAAAAGACAACACCCAGCTGGATAAATGCAGGGCAATATCGCCAGCATGCACAGGTAGAGAATACCACGACAAAAACCAACACAAGAGGGAAGAAGCACCACGGCGGTTACGGGGGTCAGGGGAGGCGGAAAAGAGGATCCAAAAGCTTGGCGTTGAAGGAATGGAAACTCGAGTTGGGCGTCGTTTGCGAGGAGGCCGAGGCTGAAGCCGACGACGTCAATGACGTCGAGGACGATGTCGATGTTAAAGCGGGAGGGGGCTTCCCAATGGaaacggaaagaagagtCATAGAAGTTTGA
- a CDS encoding g2/mitotic-specific cyclin cdc13, putative (Similar to TIGR gene model, INSD accession AAW45756.1) gives MPSGIPTRRVRLVDENAPPPPGAVVTRTRSRALASTTSTATQVKPTTTSIPMMKRQRSTISSENKIVDKPDARRNALGEVRNGKGGEKENENGKGKAVAVGRKPLATTQAKAQRVTRSASAQPVMGVKEGDKKRKAVITGKIPSRSRSTGAEPAQVEVKPIVKTEEEPVRKRRKTSSPVVEVGEDGPTVDGKEVLLSSGSKNATAFRSPKIKAKDEGWTDLDAEDEGDPTMVSEYVVEAFEYMMDIQAQTMPDPEYMDNQAELQWKMRQILMDWIIEVHSKFRLLPETLFIATNLVDRFLSKRVISLVKFQLVGLTALFIASKYEEVCCPGVEHFLHMSDGGYTVEELLKAERYMLSTLQFDMSYPNPLNFIRRISKADGYDIQSRTVAKYLVEISCVDHRLLGYTPSMLAAASMWLARLCLERGEWNANLVHYSTYSEDEIRPCAQVMLDYILDPDFDESSSFYKKYASKKHMKASVYVREWATQLWPASADGSAAERGTELELLKMFLEDEEEEIKKESKSRMKAVDEEEGY, from the exons ATGCCTAGTGGTATCCCC ACCCGCCGCGTCCGTCTGGTCGACGAGAATgcccctcctccccccGGCGCCGTTGTCACCCGTACACGGTCTCGTGCCTTGGCCTCCACCACTTCTACTGCCACCCAAGTCAAACCGACCACCACCTCTATCCCTATGATGAAACGACAACGCTCCACTATTTCATCTGAAAACAAGATTGTCGACAAGCCTGATGCGAGGCGTAACGCTCTCGGCGAGGTACGGAATGGTAAAGGgggggaaaaggaaaatgagaatggaaagggaaaggcCGTGGCGGTGGGGCGGAAGCCGTTGGCGACGACTCAGGCAAAGGCGCAGAGGGTCACACGGTCAGCGTCTGCTCAGCCGGTAATGGGTGTCAAGGAGGGAGATAAGAAGCGAAAGGCTGTGATCACCGGCAAAATTCCTTCTCGTTCTCGATCAACCGGCGCCGAACCTGCTCAAGTCGAAGTCAAACCCATTGTCAAGACTGAAGAGGAACCTGTTCGCAAACGTCGGAAAACGTCGAGCCCGGTCGTGGAAGTGGGAGAGGATGGACCAACAGTggatggaaaagaagtGCTGTTGTCAAGTGGAAGCAAAAATGCGACGGCGTTTAGGTCACCCAAGATCAAAGCCAaggatgaaggatggaCGGATCTGGATGCtgaggatgaaggggaCCCAACAATGGTTAGCGAATATGTTGTTGAGGCTTTCGAGTACATGATGGATATCCAG GCCCAAACAATGCCGGACCCCGAGTACATGGACAACCAAGCTGAACTCCAATGGAAGATGCGTCAAATACTCATGGATTGGATCATCGAAGTCCACTCCAAATTCCGACTTCTCCCCGAAACACTCTTCATTGCCACCAACCTCGTTGACCGCTTCCTCTCCAAGCGCGTCATTTCCCTCGTCAAATTCCAGCTCGTCGGTCTCACTGCCCTCTTTATTGCGTCAAAGTATGAAGAAGTCTGTTGTCCCGGTGTTGAACATTTCCTACACATGTCGGACGGAGGATACACCGTCGAAGAATTGCTTAAAGCAGAGCGTTACATGCTGTCCACTTTGCAATTCGACATGTCGTACCCCAATCCACTCAACTTTATAAGACGGATCAGTAAAGCCGATGGGTATGATATCCAATCGAGAACAGTTGCAAAGTATCTCGTCGAGATTAGTTGTGTCGACCATCGGCTGTTGGGCTATACACCTAGTATGTTGGCCGCCGCGTCCATGTGGCTCGCAAGATTATGTCTCGAGCGTGGTGAATGG AATGCGAACCTTGTACATTACTCGACGTATTCCGAGGATGAAATTCGTCCTTGTGCTCAAGTCATGTTGGATTACATTCTCGATCCCGATTTCGACGagtcttcttcattttACAAGAAG TATGCAAGCAAGAAACACATGAAAGCGAGCGTGTACGTCCGTGAATGGGCAACGCAACTGTGGCCTGCGTCGGCGGATGGGAGCGCAGCTGAGAGGGGCACGGAACTGGAGCTTTTAAAGATGTTtttggaggatgaggaggaggaaatTAAGAAGGAGAGTAAAAGCAGGATGAAGGCGGtcgatgaggaagaagggtatTAA
- a CDS encoding uncharacterized protein (Similar to SGTC gene model, INSD accession EAL18412.1) — protein sequence MATSDKLLGGAMLFIAAFVFVYYTVWALLLPFLPSTSTIPSYFPPRSYAIKIPLFLLLTGICGVTLFFGRVMLAEARKKRVKGGKKV from the exons ATG GCGACATCAGATAAACTCCTCGGCGGAGCCATGCTCTTCATCGCTGCCTTCGTCTTTGTCTACTACACAGTCTGGGCTTTACTCCTC CCTTTCCTCCCCTCAACATCCACCATCCCCTCCTACTTCCCCCCTCGAAGCTACGCCATCAAAATCCCGCTATTCTTGTTGCTCACCGGTATATGTGGGGTGACATTGTTTTTCGGAAGGGTCATGTTAGCAGaggcgaggaagaagagggttAAGGGTGGGAAGAAGGTTTGA
- a CDS encoding fumarate reductase (NADH), putative (Similar to TIGR gene model, INSD accession AAW45754.1), whose product MSKVKVIIVGGGLSGLSAAHTVLERGGNVLLLDKNSFMGGNSTKATSGINGANTQIFLTGALGIPDTSAKFFADTKKSARELARDDLIHVLTYQSGDAVNWLIEKFNLDLSKVSRLGGHSEKRTHRGTQQFPGMTITYALMEKLEDMAEQHPDRVKILKKAKATKLLQENGKVIGVDYEREGKHYTEYGPVVLATGGYAADFTPDSLLKQHRPEYYNLPTTNGDHCTGDGHKMAMLIGAKGIDLEKVQVHPTGLVDPKDPDAKVKFLAAEALRGVGGLLINRDGERFVDELEHRDHVTGKMWENNKFPVRLVLNSTSTKEIEWHCKHYVGRGLMKKFNSGEELAKEIGCSPDALKKTFDDHNRYAKNPGTDPFGKKFFSGGDFTMSDTYHAAIMTPVLHYTMGGLEIGTNAAVHNANGGQVEGLYACGELAGGVHGANRLGGSSLLGCVVFGRVAGDSVSAYLLSHLTNSDANAKAAKRLGTINNHLVETKIKLDPESSALQVSFSWGGDQGETSDKSQKNAGGAQVPADSAPVRKGDRTVAEVEPEALPTPPAKKGAGKDTSSKKEYTREEVAKHNTEKDCWVVIGGQVLDVTNFLEDHPGGVKAILLYAGRDATEEFDMIHPPNAIAKYAPDTVIGTIKG is encoded by the exons ATGTCCAAGGTCAAGGTCATCATCGTAGGCGGCGGCCTTTCAGGTCTCTCCGCTGCCCATACAGTCCTCGAACGAGGAGGCAATGTT TTACTGCTTGATAAGAACAGTTTCATGGGCGGTAACTCGACTAAAGCTACGAGCGGTATCAACGGTGCCAATACCCAG ATATTTTTGACTGGT GCCCTTGGTATTCCCGACACCTCTGCAAAATT CTTCGCAGACACCAAGAAGTCCGCTCGCGAGCTCGCTAGAGACGACCTCATACATGTGCTCACCTACCAATCAGGCGATGCAGTCAACTGGCTCATTGAGAAGTTCAACCTTGATCTAAGTAAAGTTTCCCGACTTGGTGGTCATTCAGAGAAGAGGACGCATAGAGGTACACAGCAGTTTCCCGGAATGACGATTACTTATGCTTTGATGGAAAAG CTCGAGGATATGGCGGAACAGCACCCCGATAGAGTCAAGATTCTCAAGAAAGCCAAGGCCACCAAGCTCTTGCAAGAAAATGGCAAAGTTATTGGGGTCGACTACGAGCGCGAGGGCAAACAT TACACCGAATATGGCCCCGTTGTACTTGCCACAGGAGGGTACGCAGCGGATTTCACGCCAGACTCGTTACTCAAGCAGCATCGACCAGAGTATTACAACCTC CCAACAACGAATGGCGACCACTGCACTGGTGACGGCCACAAAATGGCCATGCTCATCGGTGCCAAAGGCATTGACCTTGAAAAAGTCCAAGTCCACCCAACTGGGCTCGTGGACCCGAAAGACCCTGATGCAAAAGTAAAGTTCCTCGCTGCGGAAGCATTGAGGGGCGTGGGAGGGCTGTTGATCAATAGAGATGGCGAGAGGTTCGTAGATGAGTTGGAGCATAGGGATCATGTGACAGGAAAGATGTGGGAGAATAACAAG TTCCCAGTCCGCCTAGTTCTGAACAGTACATCAACCAAAGAGATTGAATGGCACTGCAAACACTATGTCGGAAGGGGACTTATGAAAAAGTTCAACAGCGGGGAAGAGTTAGCCAAGGAGATTGGGTGTAGTCCCGATGCTTTGAAGAAGACTT TCGACGATCATAATAGATACGCTAAGAACCCGGGTACGGATCCATTCGGCAAGAAG TTCTTCTCCGGCGGTGACTTTACCATGTCTGACACTTACCACGCCGCCATCATGACACCCGTCTTGCACTACACCATGGGTGGTCTTGAAATCGGAACTAACGCTGCCGTCCACAATGCTAATGGTGGACAGGTGGAGGGCCTCTACGCATGTGGCGAATTGGCAGGCGGTGTGCATGGGGCGAATCGGTTGGGTGGGAGTAGTTTGCT GGGCTGCGTCGTGTTCGGTCGTGTAGCCGGCGATTCCGTCTCTGCGTATCTCCTTTCCCATCTCACCAACTCTGACGCGAATGCGAAGGCGGCCAAGCGATTGGGTACGATCAACAATCATCTCGTTGAAACCAAGATCAAGCTCGACCCAGAGTCGAGCGCTTTGCAAGTATCCTTCTCTTGGGGCGGCGACCAAGGGGAGACCAGTGATAAGAGCCAAAAGAATGCTGGTGGGGCCCAAGTCCCAGCGGATAGCGCCCCCGTGCGGAAAGGCGACCGTACGGTCGCAGAAGTCGAACCCGAGGCCCTTCCAACCCCACCCGCCAAAAAAGGCGCTGGCAAGGACACAAGCAGCAAGAAGGAGTATACCCGAGAAGAGGTTGCAAAGCATAATACTGAGAAGGATTGCTGGGTCGTGATCGGTGGTCAAGTCTTGGATGTTACCAA TTTCTTGGAAGACCATC CCGGCGGTGTGAAAGCAATCTTGCTCTATGCAGGCAGAGATGCCACCGA GGAATTTGATATGATCCACCCGCCTAATGCAATTGCAAAGTATGCGCCCGATACTG TTATTGGAACTATCAAGGGGTAA
- a CDS encoding 26S proteasome regulatory subunit (Proteasome non-ATPase subunit mts4), putative (Similar to TIGR gene model, INSD accession AAW45753.1) — protein MSEGERPTFDIAVPAKDPEPKEDDKPKHASDKGKARDDGKDEGPEMSEEDLQLKAELEMLVQRLRESDFGLYQPALESLRTLIRTSTSSMTSVPKPLKFLRPFYEEMGKIRDGWGEDLKEQRSLLASILSVLAMTYSDTGKRETLYYRVLSGSEEAPGLWGHEYVRHLAAELGEEYAATYAALGEDADIPQTDTKYTTHQLRALSIELVEFFLKHNAEADAVDILLEVENISAITNYVDDKTFERVCRYMVSCVPLLVNPDDNAFLETASIIYSKYDRYPEALALAVRLNNPELIRKYYEAPTNPVMKKQLSYFLARAQIPLHWVHTAEDAEPNDAIPTQTDDVLECLGNVKLSTHFRNFGKAVGVEEAKSIDDIYKTHLEPSSRNTVIPDSARQNLASTFVNAFVNAGFGNDRLMINAPEGQSWIYKNKAEGMMSATASVGLSLLWDSESGIDHIDKYSYSAEEHIKAGAFLATGIVHSGIRSDPDIAFALLEEHVDSQSVPLKISAINGIAIAYAGSERQDIADKLLPYVQDESTSMEVSSMAILALGFVFVGSSNGDIASEILQTLMEREESQLASEWTVFACLGLGLLYLSAQEESEPTLATLKAIEHPIAEIAQTIVSICANAGTGNVLKIQEMLYICSEHAAEKKDEKKEETAAEGEGESPVAVSEVPGAIPAAGPPVPPTAAGVPGTDIEGDVDMSEVAAEAGASDGKAQPTATGEQGEKEKEVEKEVKTAEQLKHQAFATLGIALIAMGEEVGAEMALRQFQHLMTYGDPVIRKSVPLALGLISASNPQLSILDTLSKYSHDSDLEVAINAILAMGFVGAGTNNARLAQMLRGLAVYYAKEADCLFMVRIAQGLVHMGKGTIGINPFYNDRQVMSKTAVAGLLSVLVSFTDARKFVLSKYHWMLYWIVPAMFPQFLITLNEELKEIPVTVRVGQAVNTVAQAGTRHGISGFQTHQSPVRIATTERAELGTNEFFPYQSVLEGLVILKKNEQYNAEDLH, from the exons ATGTCTGAAGGAGAAAGGCCCACTTTCGATATCGCCGTCCCCGCTAAGGATCCCGAACCCAAGGAGGACGATAAGCCCAAACATGCCAGTGACAAAGGCAAAGCTAGAGATGACGGCAAAGACGAAGGGCCTGAGATG AGCGAGGAAGACCTGCAGCTCAAGGCTGAGCTCGAGATGCTCGTCCAACGATTACGG GAGTCGGACTTCGGGCTTTACCAACCCGCCCTTGAGTCACTTAGAACATTGATCAGGACATCCACCAGTTCAATGACTTCTGTCCCCAAACCTCTTAAGTTCTTGAGACCGTTTTATGAGGAGATGGGCAAGATCAGGGATGGATGGGGCGAAGACTTGAAGGAGCAAAGG TCTCTTCTTGCTTCCATCCTTTCCGTCCTCGCCATGACCTACTCCGACACTGGCAAGCGCGAAACCCTTTACTATCGAGTTCTCTCCGGCTCCGAAGAGGCTCCTGGTCTTTGGGGACACGAGTATGTACGACACCTTGCTGCTGAGCTCGGAGAAGAGTATGCCGCTACATACGCAGCTTTGGGTGAAGATGCCGACATTCCTCAAACAGACACCAAATACACGACTCACCAGCTCAGAGCGCTCTCGATCGAGCTTGTTGAATTCTTCTTGAAGCATAATGCGGAAGCCGATGCGGTGGATATCTTGCTGGAAGTGGAGAACATTTCGGCCATTACGAATTATGTGGATGACAAGACGTTCGAGAGGGTCTGCAGATATATGGTCAG CTGCGTGCCATTGTTGGTTAATCCCGATGACAACGCTTTCCTGGAAACTGCGTCTATCATTTATTCTAAATACGATCGTTATCCCGAAgcccttgcccttgctGTCCGTCTTAACAACCCGGAACTTATCCGTAAATACTACGAGGCTCCTACAAATCC TgtgatgaagaagcagCTTTCGTACTTCCTCGCCCGTGCTCAAATACCTCTTCATTGGGTACACACCGCTGAAGACGCTGAACCCAACGATGCCATCCCAACCCAAACGGACGACGTTCTTGAATGCCTCGGTAACGTTAAGCTTTCCACTCACTTCCGAAATTTCGGCAAGGCTGTTGGTGTTGAAGAGGCAAAGTCCATTGACGACATCTACAAAACTCATCTCGAGCCCTCATCTCGAAACACCGTTATTCCCGACTCTGCACGTCAGAATCTTGCTTCCACCTTTGTTAACGCCTTTGTCAACGCCGGTTTTGGTAACGACAGGCTTATGATCAACGCCCCGGAAGGTCAGAGCTGGATTTACAAGAACAAGGCTGAGGGTATGATGAGCGCCACCGCGTCTGTTGGTTTGAGTCTTCTTTGGGACTCAGAGAGCGGTATCGACCATATTGATAAGTACTCTTATTCTGCCGAGGAACACATCAAGGCCGGTGCGTTCCTTGCTACTGGTATCGTTCATTCTGGCATTCGATCCGATCCCGATATCGCGTTTGCCTTGCTTGAAGAGCACGTTGACAGCCAAAGCGTTCCCCTCAAGATCAGCGCCATCAACGGCATCGCGATCGCCTACGCCGGTTCCGAGAGACAAGATATTGCTGACAAGCTCTTGCCGTACGTCCAAGATGAGTCCACCTCTATGGAAGTTTCTTCCATGGCTATACTCGCACTTGGTTTCGTCTTCGTTGGGTCGTCAAACGGTGACATTGCTAGCGAGATCTTGCAGACTCTgatggagagagaagagagcCAATTGGCCTCCGAATGGACAGTTTTTGCTTGTCTGGGTTTGGGTTTGCTTTATTTAT CGGCCCAAGAAGAGTCCGAACCTACTCTTGCTACCCTTAAAGCCATCGAACACCCCATCGCCGAAATCGCCCAGACCATCGTCAGCATCTGTGCCAACGCTGGAACCGGTAATGTCCTAAAGATTCAGGAGATGCTTTACATTTGTTCCGAGCACGCCGccgagaagaaggatgagaagaaggaagaaacAGCTGCTGAGGGCGAAGGAGAATCTCCTGTTGCCGTATCTGAAGTCCCTGGTGCAATCCCAGCTGCTGGACCACCCGTTCCCCCTACCGCTGCTGGTGTACCCGGTACGGATATTGAAGGCGATGTGGATATGAGCGAAGTCGCCGCCGAAGCTGGGGCGTCTGATGGTAAAGCTCAGCCTACTGCTACCGGCGAGCAAGgcgagaaggagaaggaggtaGAGAAGGAGGTCAAGACGGCGGAGCAGTTGAAGCACCAGGCTTTTGCTACGCTTGGTATTGCGTTGATTGCTATGGGCGAGGAGGTTGGTGCCGAGATGGCTTTACGGCAATTCCAGCATTTG ATGACCTACGGTGACCCTGTCATCCGGAAATCAGTCCCTTTGGCTTTGGGCCTCATCTCTGCTTCCAACCCTCAACTCTCTATCCTTGATACCCTTTCCAAGTACAGCCACGACTCTGATCTTGAAGTCGCTATCAACGCCATCTTGGCTATGGGCTTCGTCGGGGCTGGTACAAATAACGCTAGGTTGGCGCAAATGTTGAGAGGATTGGCGGTGTATTATGCAAAGGAAGCGGACTGCTTGTTTATGGTTCGGATTGCACAG GGTCTTGTGCACATGGGTAAAGGTACTATTGGTATCAACCCCTTCTATAATGACAGGCAGGTTATGAGCAAAACCGCTGTGGCTGGATTGCTGTCTGTCCTTGTATCTTTCACCGACGCCAGAAAAT TCGTCTTGAGCAAGTATCACTGGATGCTTTACTGGATTGTTCCCGCCATGTTTCCTCAATTCCTCATTACCCTCAACGAAGAACTTAAGGAAATCCCTGTCACCGTACGTGTCGGACAAGCGGTCAACACCGTTGCCCAGGCGGGTACGAGGCATGGTATCAGTGGT TTCCAGACTCATCAATCACCAGTTCGAATTGCAACAACAGAACGGGCAGAGCTGGGAACCAACGAGTTCTTCCCTTATCAGAGCGTGTTAGAAGGTTTGGTCATCCTCAAAAA GAACGAGCAGTACAATGCGGAGGACCTTCATTAA
- a CDS encoding rRNA (adenine-N6,N6-)-dimethyltransferase, putative (Similar to TIGR gene model, INSD accession AAW45752.1): MPKATSQTFRAQPTSAAQRPKKGGESSAAAATGGARNHLFDTAKFGQHILTNPLVAQGIVDKANLKPTDVVLEVGPGTGNLTVRILPACRKVVAVEMDPRMAAEVQKRVLGKPEQKKLELIVGDFVKADLPYFDVLISNTPYQISSPLVFKLLSQRPIPRCAVLMFQREFALRLVATPNTKLWGRLAANVQLYARVEHVMKVGKGNFRPPPQVESSVVRIMPRDPPPPVKFEEFDGLNRIIFSRANKTLRAGFKAKGVVELLEKNYRTWCAEQGAIIEDNFDMREKVESILVETGFADNRAAKMDVDDLLKLLAAFNLEGIHFA; encoded by the exons ATGCCGAAGGCCACTTCCCAGACTTTTAGAGCGCAACCTACGTCCGCCGCTCAACGACCTAAGAAAGGTGGCGAGTCCTCTGCTGCCGCAGCCACAGGTGGTGCACGAAATCATCTTTTCGACACTGCTAAGTTCGGTCAACATATTTTGACCAACCCTCTCGTTGCTCAAGG CATTGTTGATAAGGCAAACCTCAAGCCTACGGATGTTGTTCTCGAAGTTGGTCCCGGTACCGGTAATTTGACCGTTAGGATATTGCCGGCATGCAGGAAGGTTGTAGCTGTGGAAATGGACCCTCGAATGGCCGCTGAAGTGCAGAAGCGTGTCCTTGGAAA GCCAgagcagaagaagctcgaGTTGATAGTCGGTGATTTTGTCAAGGCCGACCTGCCATACTTTGACGTCCTCATATCCAACACTCCTTATCAA ATATCTTCTCCTCTCGTCTTCAAGCTCCTCTCCCAACGTCCCATCCCCCGTTGTGCCGTTCTCATGTTCCAGCGTGAATTTGCCCTTCGCCTAGTCGCCACACCGAACACCAAACTCTGGGGCCGTCTCGCTGCCAATGTCCAGCTCTACGCCCGAGTCGAACACGTCATGAAAGTCGGTAAAGGCAATTTCCGACCCCCACCGCAAGTCGAATCTTCGGTTGTGAGGATTATGCCAAGAGATCCTCCCCCACCTGTCAAATTTGAGGAGTTTGATGGGTTGAATAGAATCATTTTCAGCAGGGCGAACAAGACCTTGCGGGCTGGATTCAAGGCTAAGGGTGTGGTGGAATTATTGGAGAAGAATTACAGGACTTGGTGCGCGGAGCAGGGAGCG ATCATCGAAGATAATTTTGACATGCGTGAGAAGGTTGAATCCATCTTGGTGGAGACTGGTTTCGCAGACAACCGAGCGGCGAAGATGGATGTTGACGATCTCTTAAA ACTATTGGCTGCTTTCAACCTCGAGGGAAT ACATTTTGCCTAA